One genomic region from Drosophila busckii strain San Diego stock center, stock number 13000-0081.31 chromosome 3R, ASM1175060v1, whole genome shotgun sequence encodes:
- the LOC108602588 gene encoding uncharacterized protein LOC108602588: MNYTNCMGVYGFYNLASAEQPNSGLALYDVSYVNSLIAELATERRTVQSLQTQLQELSIYYLEEDKKSRVYKIKANRVKLYLDKQIMQLSQNLKTLQAQYAVAMKELEDEKTKNDESKKEKSVLLISLETLIADNNASKIIISENETEITLFKQKIDELQHKLNRIQLISPYVIIDMLMKGNEARDAIIRKLMRKSRSSSSSSSDVSSDASNLSLETLAPTPPLRRYGYRAVNALSELGAENIMGPWLCLVCGRNNTPIEFSTYPKYRSHLVEVHQEQIDEALCEHCGWRSEDLQELYVHILKEH, encoded by the exons ATGAACTATACGAATTGTATGGGTGTTTACGGATTTTATAATCTGGCTTCTGCGGAACAACCGAATTCAGGACTCGCTTTATATGATGTATCATATGTAAATTCGCTAATAGCTGAGCTGGCGACAGAAAGGCGCACAGTACAAAGCTTGCAAACGCAACTGCAAGagttaagcatttattatttggaAGAGGATAAAAAGTCGCGCGTATATAAGATAAAAGCCAATCGGGTAAAACTATATTTGGATAAACAAATCATGCAACTAAGCCAAAATTTGAAAACGCTACAAGCTCAATATGCTGTTGCTATGAAGGAGCTGGAAGACgagaaaactaaaaatgatGAAAGCAAAAAGGAGAAAAGTGTTTTGCTGATTTCACTGGAAACGCTGATAGCGGACAATAATGCgtctaaaataataatcagcgaaaatgaaactgaaataaCTTTG tttaaacaaaagatcgatgagctgcagcacaaattaaatagaatCCAATTAATTTCGCCATATGTGATTATCGACATGTTAATGAAAGGCAACGAAGCACGCGATGCGATTATAAGGAAGCTCATGCGTAAGTCGCGCTCTTCGAGTTCGAGCAGCTCCGATGTTTCTTCAGACGCTTCGAACTTAAGCCTGGAGACACTAGCACCAACACCCCCTCTGCGTCGTTACGGATACAGAGCAGTGAATGCGCTATCCGAACTGGGCGCTGAGAATATCATGG GTCCTTGGTTATGTTTGGTGTGTGGTAGAAATAACACTCCCATTGAATTTTCAACATATCCCAAATACCGCAGTCACCTGGTCGAGGTGCACCAGGAACAGATAGATGAAGCTTTATGTGAGCACTGTGGCTGGCGTTCAGAGGATCTTCAGGAACTTTATGTGCATATACTTAAAGAGCATTAA
- the LOC108602211 gene encoding ubiquitin-conjugating enzyme E2 N, which yields MSSLPRRIIKETQRLMQEPVPGINAIPDENNARYFHVVVAGPNDSPFEGGVFKLELFLPEDYPMSAPKVRFITKIYHPNIDRLGRICLDVLKDKWSPALQIRTILLSIQALLSAPNPDDPLANDVAELWKVNEAEAIRNAREWTAKYAVED from the coding sequence ATGTCCAGTCTGCCACGTCGTATTATTAAGGAGACGCAGCGTTTGATGCAGGAGCCAGTGCCCGGCATTAATGCTATACCCGATGAGAACAACGCACGCTATTTCCATGTGGTAGTCGCCGGTCCCAATGACTCGCCCTTTGAGGGCGGCGTCTTCAAACTGGAGCTATTTCTGCCAGAGGACTATCCCATGTCGGCTCCAAAGGTGCGCTTCATTACAAAGATATATCATCCAAATATAGATCGCCTGGGCCGCATCTGCCTTGACGTGCTGAAGGATAAATGGAGCCCGGCTCTGCAAATCCGCACCATTCTGCTATCCATCCAGGCGCTACTCAGCGCGCCCAATCCCGACGATCCACTGGCCAACGATGTGGCCGAGCTCTGGAAGGTCAATGAGGCTGAAGCCATACGCAATGCACGTGAATGGACAGCAAAGTACGCGGTCGAGGACTGA
- the LOC108602136 gene encoding maternal effect protein oskar isoform X1 — MATFRSEFNSVPNTYNSDRNTTAFKKLTTCFRQWLQQLLKQQKQQRTSGQFSKIFVPANNNDKCSRFGEQKNYLRKLRKLFKTSESSAEKNPKQAPVARRLVGQELQIVNTFLSSTLISSHSATKNTMTILDTTYMRIRDDYPDIDVEIRGILLAHAQNGATISRIKSDYRNIMGLDFPVHDNITDFLLTIPGVTAECCETGKRLFNVKPKEETRHLQEMIIQQRQRTSSSSNSNSTDEQPPRLWRSRYSKRFKPNYNNINNNFNLLEKPPADKIAHAVQAATPANCYYQDNCKHLNNQYQLTEKQLTKLCEMYAAAPMLPAQPLASVDEFMQKPQHDFMPTPTTLSCQSQHESMFTMNSDYDAYLLDFPLLGDDFLLYLARMELKCHFRKFKQVLQSGLCVSGQTINAAKARIEHVDLPEMTQIIVNIGSEDILRGKALVQIQHDFRQLIKEMHNRRFVPVLTTLAPLANYCHSHQICDKVDRFNKFIRSEGKHLRVIDIHSCLINENNIVRFDCYQNGPRSVTGSPEPYVFWNKIGRQRVLQMIEDNLEYNF; from the exons ATGGCGACATTCAGAAGTGAATTCAACAGCGTGCCGAACACTTATAACAGCGATCGCAATACTACGGCATTTAAAAAACTAACCACGTGTTTTCGGCAGtggctgcagcaactgctaaaacaacagaaacaacaacgaacTAGTGGTCAGTTTAGCAAAATCTTTGTACCAGCCAACAATAACGACAAGTGCTCCAGATTTGGTGAAcagaaaaattatttgcgaAAATTGCGCAAATTGTTCAAAACGAGTGAGAGTAGTGCAGAAAAAAATCCAAAGCAAGCGCCAGTGGCTCGAAGACTTGTAGGTCAGGAgctacaaattgttaacacaTTTTTGTCATCCACATTAATATCGAGCCATAGTGCTACTAAAAACACTATGACGATCTTGGATACCACATATATGCGCATACGCGATGATTATCCAGACATAGATGTTGAAATACGCGGCATATTGCTAGCCCATGCCCAAAATGGCGCTACGATATCAAGAATCAAAA GTGACTATCGAAATATAATGGGCTTGGATTTTCCAGTGCATGACAATATAACAGACTTTTTGCTTACTATACCAGGTGTAACAGCCGAATGCTGTGAAACTGGCAAGCGTTTGTTCAATGTAAAGCCCAAGGAGGAGACACGTCATCTGCAGGAGATGATCATACAGCAGCGACAacgcaccagcagcagcagcaatagcaacagcaccGATGAGCAGCCACCACGTTTATGGCGCTCACGCTACAGCAAACGGTTTAAGCCAAATTATAacaatatcaataataatttcaatctGCTTGAAAAGCCGCCAGCAGATAAAATAGCGCATGCAGTGCAGGCTGCAACGCCTGCCAATTGTTACTATCAGGACAACTGCAAGCATCT CAATAATCAATATCAGCTAACAGAGAAACAGCTAACGAAGCTATGTGAAATGTATGCCGCAGCCCCAATGCTGCCAGCACAGCCTTTGGCGTCAGTTGATGAGTTTATGCAAAAGCCGCAACATGACTTTATGCCCACACCCACAACATTGTCATGTCAATCGCAGCACGAGTCCATGTTCACCATGAACTCCGACTATGATGCATATCTATTGGACTTTCCGCTATTGGGCGATGATTTCTTGTTGTATTTGGCACGCATGGAGCTCAAATGCCACTTCAGGAAAT TTAAACAAGTGCTGCAGTCTGGCTTGTGCGTCTCTGGACAAACCATAAATGCAGCCAAGGCGCGCATAGAACATGTAGATTTGCCCGAGATGACACAGATTATAGTCAATATTGGCTCGGAGGATATATTGCGTGGCAAGGCGCTGGTGCAGATTCAACATGACTTTAGACAGTTGATCAAGGAAATGCATAATCGCAGATTTGTGCCAGTGCTTACCACATTGGCACCCTTGGCCAACTATTGTCATAGCCATCAAATATGCGATAAGGTGGATcgctttaataaattcatacgCAGTGAGGGCAAACATCTGAGAGTTATAGACATACATTCATGTCTGATCAATGAAAATAACATTGTGCGTTTCGATTGTTACCAGAA CGGGCCACGTAGTGTGACGGGCTCCCCAGAGCCGTATGTATTCTGGAACAAAATCGGACGGCAGCGTGTGCTGCAAATGATTGAAGACAATTTGgagtataatttttaa
- the LOC108602622 gene encoding uncharacterized protein LOC108602622 has translation MKFALLLAVFLTLGLCSVWAWPNGQSSRYTGQPGCQTEQELQVGVYRHFKRKDAYWQCTTLGQPASMQYCKNEEGYLDDQKQCVLWKDWYYTPTVMPPTLA, from the coding sequence ATGAAATTTGCACTATTGCTTGCTGTATTCCTAACTTTGGGCCTTTGCAGCGTCTGGGCTTGGCCTAATGGCCAAAGCTCCAGATACACTGGTCAGCCTGGCTGCCAAACGGAGCAGGAACTGCAAGTGGGCGTCTATCGTCACTTTAAGCGCAAGGATGCGTATTGGCAGTGCACGACGCTAGGACAACCAGCTAGCATGCAATATTGCAAGAATGAAGAGGGCTATTTGGATGATCAGAAGCAGTGTGTGCTTTGGAAGGATTGGTATTATACACCCACAGTAATGCCACCCACTTTGgcataa
- the LOC108601905 gene encoding armadillo-like helical domain-containing protein 3, with translation MTSRKRSGSGSTKRPKEKVVYIYELLCRGEDPSVDNAEFWHEFFLLQPNFESLEEQVSKLNNEQLQLVKPNLNTLFQKCIEMLDTSKEDHPKRLCNSLQTLCSLFYGIYKKCNADASSNILNEIFAHEQMDEWLKLLMQYCNRILQADVTENARFMCLKLLLVLVTGTDVCQNVLFEYLMMHSLFDAFVRLLSDPSTRAQHGHDIVILLTILVNYRKHEATNPYVVQLSILADELALNGYGQMISQSLIDFCRQYMQSLNNVQSSSWFSSLSSMVGNMFVSDEGCERVQQIKANNGLLLALYEAVHLNRNFITTLAHTQAESSAPPSPSNTLSLTQTVPDLANAPIIDMTQYPTNLLVAVFQYCSIVMQDNKNESSIANLKLCFLILTCISEDQYANSMMHDNNLTFKVMLHRAQMRHRKLNVDRVCKSQPLAATLLDLLVEFIVSHLMKKFPMELYLLCIGIIHRILCYQKRCRVRLNYPWKELWSALIGLLRFLVNQEQTLVKKCNIFHLSLQVVNIFNLFITYGDTFLATTNSYDELYYELNREEKVFTEIHAMVLRYTTMPECEHKDDVIKLLNALVNILAIVKHFQNKIKEWLAEQGLSTPTEEQILDVVRKNYDLTLKLQDSLDQYERYAEAPLHSNFFQAMVRDVVNDSRKHIYGYVKEAVSVIPEQEVIIATVATPQAATTPSSA, from the exons ATGACGTCACGCAAACGTAGCGGCAGCGGCTCCACAAAGCGGCCCAAAGAAAAG GTTGTTTACATCTACGAGCTACTGTGTCGTGGTGAAGACCCCAGCGTGGACAATGCAGAGTTCTGGCACGAGTTCTTTCTGCTGCAGCCCAATTTTGAATCGCTGGAGGAGCAAGTCAGCAAGCTAAACAAcgaacagctgcagctggtgaAGCCGAATCTAAATACACTTTTCCAAAAATGCATCGAAATGCTGGACACAAGCAAAGAGGACCATCCGAAGCGTTTGTGCAACAGTCTGCAAACGCTCTGCTCGCTATTCTATGGCATTTACAAGAAATGCAATGCGGACGCCAGTTCCAACATATTGAACGAGATCTTTGCACATGAGCAAATGGATGAGTGGCTCAAGCTGCTAATGCAGTATTGTAATCGCATTTTGCAAGCTGACGTGACTGAAAATGCGCGCTTCATGTGcctgaaattgttgttggtgctggtCACAGGCACAGATGTATGTCAAAATGTGCTCTTCGAGTACCTGATGATGCACAGTCTCTTCGATGCGTTTGTGCGCCTACTAAGCGATCCCTCAACACGCGCACAGCATGGACATGACATTGTTATATTGCTTACTATACTGGTGAACTATCGCAAGCATGAAGCCACCAATCCGTATGTAGTGCAGCTTTCCATTTTAGCTGATGAGTTGGCACTGAATGG tTATGGGCAAATGATTTCGCAATCGCTTATAGATTTCTGTCGCCAGTATATGCAAAGCCTGAACAATGTGCAGTCATCTTCCTGGTTCTCCTCGCTGTCCAGCATGGTGGGCAACATGTTTGTCTCTGACGAGGGCTGCGAACGcgtgcagcaaattaaagctaacAATGGACTGCTGTTGGCGCTCTACGAGGCCGTGCATTTGAATCGTAACTTTATAACCACACTGGCTCACACGCAAGCAGAGTCCAGCGCGCCACCCTCGCCCAGCAATACCTTAAGTCTGACACAAACTGTGCCTGATTTGGCCAATGCGCCCATTATAGATATGACACAGTATCCTACAAATTTACTAGTGGCTGTGTTTCAATATTG CTCCATTGTTATGCAGGACAACAAGAACGAGTCCAGCATTGCCAATCTGAAGCTTTGCTTTCTCATACTCACCTGCATCTCAGAGGATCAGTATGCCAATTCCATGATGCACGACAACAACTTGACCTTTAAAGTTATGCTGCATCGAGCCCAAATGCGTCATCGCAAGCTGAACGTGGATCGTGTGTGCAAATCACAGCCGCTGGCAGCCACTTTGCTGGATTTGCTGGTGGAGTTTATAGTCTCGCATTTAATGAAGAAGTTCCCTATGGAACTCTATTTGCTATGCATAGGCATAATACATCGCATTTTATGTTATCAGAAACGCTGTCGCGTGCGTTTGAATTATCCCTGGAAGGAGCTTTGGTCTGCCTTGATTGGTCTGTTACGTTTTTTGGTGAATCAGGAGCAAACACTGGTCAAAAAGTGCAATATATTTCACTTGTCGCTGCAAGTggtgaatatttttaatctcTTTATAACATATGGCGACACATTTCTGGCCACAACAAATAGCTATGATGAGCTCTACTATGAGCTAAATCGCGAAGAGAAAGTATTTACTGAAATACATGCCATGG TCTTACGCTATACAACGATGCCCGAATGTGAGCACAAGGACGACGTTATAAAGCTACTGAATGCTCTTGTCAACATACTCGCCATAGTGAagcattttcaaaataaaatcaaagagTGGCTGGCCGAGCAGGGGCTGTCCACGCCCACCGAAGAGCAAATACTTGATGTTGTGCGCAAGAACTACGACTTGACGCTCAAGCTGCAGGACTCGCTGGATCAGTATGAACGTTATGCCGAAGCGCCGCTGCACAGCAACTTTTTCCAGGCCATGGTGCGTGATGTGGTTAACGATTCGCGTAAACACATCTATGGTTATGTTAAGGAGGCTGTATCTGTTATTCCAGAGCAGGAAGTGATTATAGCGACTGTTGCCACGCCACAAGCGGCGACGACACCTTCGTCAGCGTAG
- the LOC108602136 gene encoding maternal effect protein oskar isoform X2 — MIIQQRQRTSSSSNSNSTDEQPPRLWRSRYSKRFKPNYNNINNNFNLLEKPPADKIAHAVQAATPANCYYQDNCKHLNNQYQLTEKQLTKLCEMYAAAPMLPAQPLASVDEFMQKPQHDFMPTPTTLSCQSQHESMFTMNSDYDAYLLDFPLLGDDFLLYLARMELKCHFRKFKQVLQSGLCVSGQTINAAKARIEHVDLPEMTQIIVNIGSEDILRGKALVQIQHDFRQLIKEMHNRRFVPVLTTLAPLANYCHSHQICDKVDRFNKFIRSEGKHLRVIDIHSCLINENNIVRFDCYQNGPRSVTGSPEPYVFWNKIGRQRVLQMIEDNLEYNF; from the exons ATGATCATACAGCAGCGACAacgcaccagcagcagcagcaatagcaacagcaccGATGAGCAGCCACCACGTTTATGGCGCTCACGCTACAGCAAACGGTTTAAGCCAAATTATAacaatatcaataataatttcaatctGCTTGAAAAGCCGCCAGCAGATAAAATAGCGCATGCAGTGCAGGCTGCAACGCCTGCCAATTGTTACTATCAGGACAACTGCAAGCATCT CAATAATCAATATCAGCTAACAGAGAAACAGCTAACGAAGCTATGTGAAATGTATGCCGCAGCCCCAATGCTGCCAGCACAGCCTTTGGCGTCAGTTGATGAGTTTATGCAAAAGCCGCAACATGACTTTATGCCCACACCCACAACATTGTCATGTCAATCGCAGCACGAGTCCATGTTCACCATGAACTCCGACTATGATGCATATCTATTGGACTTTCCGCTATTGGGCGATGATTTCTTGTTGTATTTGGCACGCATGGAGCTCAAATGCCACTTCAGGAAAT TTAAACAAGTGCTGCAGTCTGGCTTGTGCGTCTCTGGACAAACCATAAATGCAGCCAAGGCGCGCATAGAACATGTAGATTTGCCCGAGATGACACAGATTATAGTCAATATTGGCTCGGAGGATATATTGCGTGGCAAGGCGCTGGTGCAGATTCAACATGACTTTAGACAGTTGATCAAGGAAATGCATAATCGCAGATTTGTGCCAGTGCTTACCACATTGGCACCCTTGGCCAACTATTGTCATAGCCATCAAATATGCGATAAGGTGGATcgctttaataaattcatacgCAGTGAGGGCAAACATCTGAGAGTTATAGACATACATTCATGTCTGATCAATGAAAATAACATTGTGCGTTTCGATTGTTACCAGAA CGGGCCACGTAGTGTGACGGGCTCCCCAGAGCCGTATGTATTCTGGAACAAAATCGGACGGCAGCGTGTGCTGCAAATGATTGAAGACAATTTGgagtataatttttaa